A portion of the Manihot esculenta cultivar AM560-2 chromosome 2, M.esculenta_v8, whole genome shotgun sequence genome contains these proteins:
- the LOC110609629 gene encoding IST1 homolog has protein sequence MSMLDSFFNKGFKAAKCKTLLKLTIPRIKLLRNRRGIQIKQMRRDIAKLLETGQEATARIRVEHIIREENMMAAQEILELFCELISVRLPIVEAQRECPLDLKEAISSICFAAPRCADLPELVQVQMLFTSKYGKEFVAATTELRPECGVNRQLIELFSVRAPSPEVKLKLLKEIAEEHELDWDPAASETELLKTHEDLLNGPTQFVSGSKLPLPEERHDEALNPAPDRSLDKDPDSDSDFEELDFPEVPKVSLRPSATSASAPEMQPIPATAQHSIETESSNHHATHENLAQGPHVENEDVIEEKPGAAKEEMPDYMVGAKEEKQFLPFISPLSVAPTPLSIRSSSLPPTSRTKSEAIIDLQDVLAAAEAAAETAERAAAAARSAASLAQARISELTKKNIEKFPDDSDENPFHTDFPDQSSTSKPHFDHQRSFDDHSGVSDYQELSRLHEDLQPSELHNLPSFEKRKLGYDSPPSDHFREQASVHHQTQRLPSMDDESYFSYPNLFTPPNPNVGTNGQFVTDNSYSTR, from the exons ATGTCGATGCTTGATTCCTTCTTCAACAAGGGCTTCAAAGCTGCGAAATG TAAAACCCTGCTCAAGTTGACTATACCACGTATAAAGTTGCTGAGGAATAGGAGAGGGATTCAGATAAAGCAAATGCGTAGAGATATTGCTAAGCTTCTTGAGACTGGCCAAGAAGCTACTGCTCGCATTCGG GTGGAGCATATAATAAGAGAAGAAAACATGATGGCTGCTCAAGAGATCCTTGAGCTATTCTGTGAGCTTATTTCTGTGCGCCTTCCAATCGTTGAAGCACAAAG GGAGTGTCCTTTAGACTTGAAAGAAGCAATATCTAGCATCTGTTTTGCTGCACCAAGATGTGCCGATCTTCCAGAGTTGGTGCAGGTTCAAATGCTATTTACTTCCAAATACGGAAAGGAATTTGTAGCTGCTACAACCGAGCTTAGGCCAGAATGTGGGGTCAATCGCCAG TTGATAGAACTCTTTTCTGTTCGTGCTCCATCACCGGAAGTGAAATTGAAACTTCTGAAGGAAATTGCTGAAGAGCATGAATTAGATTGGGATCCAGCTGCCTCTGAGACGGAGCTTTTAAAAACACATGAAGATTTGTTG AATGGCCCAACACAATTTGTTAGTGGGTCTAAGTTGCCCCTTCCAGAAGAGAGACATGATGAAGCATTGAACCCCGCTCCTGATCGTTCCCTTGATAAGGACcctgattctgattctgatttTGAAGAACTAGATTTTCCTGAAGTTCCTAAGGTGTCTTTACGGCCAAGTGCCACTTCTGCCTCGGCACCAGAAATGCAACCTATTCCAGCGACTGCACAGCATAGCATTGAAACTGAATCATCAAATCACCATGCAACCCATGAAAATCTAGCTCAGGGACCTCATGTAGAAAATGAGGATGTCATTGAAGAAAAGCCAGGGGctgccaaggaagaaatgcctgATTATATGGTAGGTGCCAAGGAAGAAAAACAATTTCTGCCATTTATTTCTCCCCTATCAGTGGCACCTACACCCCTTTCAATAAGATCAAGTAGCTTGCCTCCTACCTCAAGGACAAAAAGTGAGGCCATAATAGATCTGCAGGATGTTTTAGCTGCTGCTGAAGCTGCTGCAGAAACTGCAGAACGGGCAGCAGCAGCGGCACGCTCAGCAGCTAGTCTTGCACAGGCCAGGATTAGTGAGCTTACCAAGAAAAACATTGAGAAGTTCCCCGATGATAGTGATGAGAATCCATTTCATACAGATTTTCCTGATCAATCATCTACATCAAAGCCACATTTTGATCATCAGCGCTCTTTTGATGATCACAGTGGTGTTTCAGACTATCAGGAATTGTCTCGACTTCATGAAGACCTGCAGCCATCAGAACTTCATAATCTTCCTTCCTTTGAAAAACGCAAACTTGGATATGATTCTCCTCCTAGTGATCATTTCCGTGAGCAAGCCTCTGTTCACCACCAGACACAGAGATTGCCTTCCATGGATGACGAGTCATACTTTTCATACCCTAATTTGTTTACTCCTCCGAACCCAAATGTTGGAACCAATGGTCAATTTGTAACAGATAATTCCTACTCCACCCGTTAG